One stretch of Anolis carolinensis isolate JA03-04 chromosome 3, rAnoCar3.1.pri, whole genome shotgun sequence DNA includes these proteins:
- the tmsb4x gene encoding thymosin beta-4, whose amino-acid sequence MSDKPDMAEIEKFDKSKLKKTETQEKNPLPSKETIEQEKQAGES is encoded by the exons ATGTCTGACAAACCCGATATGGCTGAAATTGAGAAATTCGACAAGTCTAAGTTGAAGAAGACAGAAACGCAAGAGAAAAACCCACTACCTTCAAAAGAAA CGATTGAACAGGAGAAACAAGCGGGCGAATCGTAA